One genomic window of Caldivirga maquilingensis IC-167 includes the following:
- a CDS encoding threonine ammonia-lyase encodes MSINVGVNKSIDLMPLIQEAWEFTRRMESMGYVIRTPLYRSERLSSNGLNVYLKLENLQRSGSFKVRGVFFAVHKYMRDGYEHFLTVSTGNHAVALAYVASILRVRATVVVPETTQRSKVEDMERYGAEVIKYGRSYVEAEKKALEISSSDQRIKLIHTFNDYYVIAGHTTIGLEILEDLPNVDAILIPLGGGALPAGVSYLVRHVKPSTKVYGVQPENAPFYVLSLKEGKPVVLSSIETIADGLASRPGEIPFEYIRRYLDGVLLVNERDIERAVYVLLKYEHVIAEGAGAIAIGPIINGDLVKKLGQGGVYNVVAVITGSHIDVERLRKILENEKAYEGRT; translated from the coding sequence ATGAGTATTAATGTAGGTGTTAATAAATCCATTGATTTAATGCCCCTCATTCAGGAGGCTTGGGAATTCACCAGAAGGATGGAATCAATGGGTTACGTGATTAGAACCCCCCTGTATAGGTCAGAGCGACTATCAAGTAATGGCTTAAATGTCTACTTAAAACTGGAGAATCTACAGAGGAGCGGTAGTTTCAAGGTTAGGGGTGTATTCTTTGCCGTCCATAAGTATATGCGTGACGGTTATGAGCACTTCCTAACGGTATCTACTGGCAATCACGCTGTTGCTCTGGCATACGTAGCCAGCATATTGAGAGTCAGGGCTACCGTGGTTGTTCCTGAGACCACGCAGAGGTCTAAGGTCGAGGATATGGAGAGATATGGTGCTGAGGTTATTAAGTATGGTAGGTCGTACGTTGAAGCTGAGAAGAAGGCTCTCGAGATTTCCTCAAGTGATCAGAGGATTAAACTTATACATACATTTAATGATTACTATGTAATTGCTGGACATACAACCATTGGACTTGAGATACTTGAGGATTTACCCAACGTTGACGCCATACTTATACCGCTTGGTGGTGGTGCTTTACCGGCTGGTGTCTCCTACTTAGTAAGGCATGTTAAGCCAAGTACTAAGGTTTATGGAGTACAACCTGAAAATGCACCATTTTATGTACTATCACTTAAGGAGGGTAAACCTGTGGTGCTTAGTAGCATTGAAACTATCGCTGACGGACTTGCCTCTAGACCTGGCGAGATACCCTTTGAATACATAAGGCGTTACCTAGATGGCGTGCTCTTAGTTAATGAGCGTGACATTGAGAGAGCTGTATACGTATTGCTTAAGTATGAACATGTAATTGCCGAGGGGGCTGGCGCTATAGCAATAGGGCCTATAATAAATGGTGACTTAGTTAAGAAGCTTGGTCAAGGCGGTGTTTATAATGTAGTTGCTGTAATAACAGGCAGCCACATTGATGTAGAGAGGTTAAGGAAAATACTTGAAAATGAGAAAGCTTATGAAGGCAGAACTTAA
- a CDS encoding APC family permease, which translates to MAEDFGIKTDRELRKALNRRRLLFLSIGEIIGAGWLFAPMYAASYAGGAALLAWIIAGIIILLVALANAEIASAIPKSGALVRYPHYVFGGFAGFLIGWSYFLAITAVPPTEALTATRYLSFFFPQLYNPHTGILTALGYVVAYLFLALFIYVNYIGVKAVGDTVYGLGWWKLLIPSITAMIMIALAFNPANFTAGGGFIPTSGTAPYTGWAAVFYAMPTGGVLFAYLGFRQAIEYGGEGKNPSKDIPFAIISAILIAMTIYILLELAFIGAIHWDVIGVKEGAWAALRTSSISKAPIAQLLESLKYVVPVAVAFLAAWVVVFLTDAVISPAGTGFISTGGATRALYGIAADGYLPPWFLVLSRTRIPKWSLITIAVLGALYLLPFPTWQSIVSFTTVGRVLTYMVTGGIAVQALRRIAPDLPRPFRLWATSVLAPVATLAASLIIYWSGFSTVSKFFLAVFVGLPIYFGYYAYKRLNVSLPLSLTLGFIDAIGVAAAFSYFYSVTKGLRVYNDTGLLMYIIVAAVLIYVSMAILYRLGSDYLRREFKAGVWFPTYMIVITLLSYYGSFGLRKAIPFPIDTVIAAIITLVFHYWAVYSAFRTKAIDQIMEEIKR; encoded by the coding sequence ATGGCGGAGGATTTCGGTATCAAAACCGATAGAGAACTACGTAAAGCTTTAAATAGGCGTAGGTTATTGTTTCTCTCGATTGGTGAAATAATCGGTGCTGGTTGGTTGTTTGCACCCATGTATGCCGCCTCCTATGCCGGTGGCGCTGCCTTATTGGCCTGGATAATAGCCGGCATCATAATACTGCTCGTAGCATTAGCTAATGCTGAGATTGCCTCCGCGATACCGAAGTCAGGCGCACTTGTTAGATATCCACACTACGTGTTTGGTGGCTTTGCTGGTTTTTTAATTGGTTGGTCTTATTTCTTAGCCATAACGGCTGTACCACCCACAGAGGCTTTAACGGCGACTCGATATTTATCCTTCTTCTTTCCACAGCTATACAATCCTCATACCGGCATCTTGACGGCGCTTGGTTATGTTGTTGCCTATCTATTCCTAGCATTATTCATCTATGTAAATTACATAGGTGTTAAGGCCGTTGGTGATACGGTCTATGGCCTTGGCTGGTGGAAATTACTGATACCCTCAATAACCGCGATGATAATGATAGCCTTGGCATTCAACCCGGCTAATTTCACCGCTGGCGGTGGTTTCATACCAACGAGTGGCACTGCACCGTACACGGGTTGGGCAGCGGTATTTTACGCGATGCCAACTGGAGGCGTTTTATTTGCTTACCTCGGTTTTAGGCAGGCTATTGAGTATGGTGGTGAAGGTAAAAATCCCAGTAAGGACATCCCCTTTGCAATCATAAGCGCGATATTAATAGCAATGACAATATACATACTACTTGAGCTCGCCTTCATAGGTGCAATACACTGGGACGTAATTGGTGTTAAGGAGGGTGCCTGGGCAGCATTGAGAACATCCTCAATATCTAAGGCGCCAATAGCACAGTTGCTAGAGTCCCTCAAGTACGTCGTGCCAGTAGCTGTCGCGTTTTTAGCTGCTTGGGTCGTGGTATTTCTAACAGATGCCGTTATATCACCTGCAGGTACAGGATTTATATCTACGGGAGGCGCAACTAGGGCGCTCTATGGAATCGCGGCTGACGGTTATTTACCACCTTGGTTCCTTGTATTAAGCCGTACAAGAATACCAAAGTGGTCCCTCATCACAATAGCGGTACTTGGCGCCTTGTACCTATTGCCGTTTCCAACCTGGCAATCAATAGTTTCGTTCACAACAGTTGGTAGGGTACTCACGTACATGGTCACTGGTGGTATAGCTGTGCAGGCACTGAGGAGGATTGCGCCCGATCTTCCTCGCCCATTCAGGTTATGGGCTACATCGGTATTAGCCCCAGTAGCGACGCTTGCGGCATCCCTAATTATTTACTGGTCGGGGTTCAGTACGGTATCTAAGTTCTTTCTGGCAGTATTCGTGGGGTTACCCATTTACTTTGGTTATTATGCGTACAAGAGATTAAATGTAAGTCTTCCTCTGTCATTAACTTTAGGCTTCATTGATGCTATAGGCGTGGCTGCAGCATTTTCTTACTTCTATAGTGTGACTAAGGGGTTAAGGGTTTATAATGACACGGGCCTGCTAATGTACATAATCGTCGCGGCTGTGTTAATATACGTTAGCATGGCCATACTTTATAGACTAGGTAGTGATTACTTAAGGAGGGAATTTAAGGCTGGGGTTTGGTTCCCAACTTACATGATTGTGATCACGTTACTTTCTTATTATGGCTCTTTCGGTCTACGTAAAGCGATACCCTTCCCGATAGACACGGTAATTGCTGCAATAATAACATTGGTATTTCATTATTGGGCTGTTTACAGTGCATTTAGGACGAAGGCAATAGACCAGATAATGGAGGAAATAAAGAGATAA
- a CDS encoding indole-3-glycerol-phosphate synthase: MGFLDDVKRLTELRVKLMSGPVARAPSLVKAIEGRNSEGYVGLIAEYKRVSPSGVIRLDLDAYSYFNQVSSYATGFSVLTEPFFFTGNTLFIRIASMFSKPILYKDFVIHEYQVEEAFNNGASAVLVIYRLLNGDVGWLIDAVRRRGLEPLIEVDNVNDAVNAAKDYPGFMIGVNSRDLGDLTVSLERSIEIIRAIRGKGVLIIAESGVKGRGEVEALAREGVNAVLVGTALMRNPALARELHDVRLG; the protein is encoded by the coding sequence ATGGGGTTTCTTGATGATGTTAAGAGGCTTACTGAGCTTAGGGTTAAGTTAATGAGTGGTCCTGTGGCTAGGGCGCCTAGTTTAGTTAAGGCTATTGAAGGTAGGAATAGTGAGGGTTATGTTGGTTTAATAGCCGAGTATAAGAGGGTTAGCCCTAGTGGGGTTATTAGGCTTGACCTGGATGCCTACAGTTACTTCAACCAAGTATCATCCTACGCCACAGGCTTCAGTGTGTTAACTGAACCATTCTTCTTCACTGGGAATACCTTATTCATTAGAATCGCCTCAATGTTCAGTAAGCCTATACTCTATAAGGACTTCGTTATTCATGAGTACCAGGTTGAGGAGGCCTTTAACAATGGTGCAAGCGCAGTACTCGTAATATATAGATTACTTAACGGTGATGTTGGGTGGCTTATTGATGCGGTTAGACGTAGGGGGCTTGAGCCACTTATAGAGGTTGATAATGTTAATGATGCTGTTAACGCCGCTAAGGATTACCCTGGATTCATGATTGGTGTTAATTCAAGGGACTTAGGTGACTTAACAGTATCCCTTGAGAGGAGTATTGAGATAATTAGGGCTATTAGGGGTAAGGGAGTCTTGATCATTGCCGAGAGTGGGGTTAAGGGTAGGGGTGAGGTTGAGGCTTTAGCTAGGGAGGGTGTTAATGCTGTCCTCGTGGGTACTGCATTAATGAGGAATCCTGCCTTGGCTAGGGAGCTCCATGATGTGAGGCTTGGTTGA
- a CDS encoding 30S ribosomal protein S6e, giving the protein MPTFKLVLSDPRSGKSKQLEVKDEVAQRLIGLRIGDVFDAQLIKEIIDLPQGFRIKITGGTGYDGAPMHPGIEGPVKKYALLSGRPGFRPEKKGLRVRRLIRGNTISDQIVQVNAVLVYPENWDKEPVIQVSGEAKPTEAKAEEKAEAAQ; this is encoded by the coding sequence ATGCCAACCTTTAAGCTAGTGTTAAGTGACCCAAGGAGCGGTAAGTCTAAGCAACTTGAGGTTAAGGATGAGGTGGCCCAGAGGCTAATAGGGTTAAGGATAGGGGATGTGTTTGATGCTCAATTAATTAAGGAGATTATTGATCTACCGCAGGGCTTTAGAATTAAGATAACTGGAGGCACTGGGTACGATGGGGCACCAATGCACCCAGGCATAGAGGGGCCTGTGAAGAAGTATGCCCTCCTCTCCGGTAGGCCAGGCTTTAGGCCTGAGAAGAAGGGATTAAGGGTGAGGAGATTAATTAGGGGTAATACTATTAGTGACCAAATTGTTCAAGTTAACGCAGTCTTAGTTTACCCTGAAAATTGGGATAAGGAACCCGTAATTCAGGTTAGTGGGGAGGCCAAGCCTACTGAAGCCAAGGCCGAGGAAAAAGCTGAGGCGGCTCAATAA
- a CDS encoding MarR family winged helix-turn-helix transcriptional regulator → MSNQQNNDEIGPVEVNILLTLIRLNGKCLQKDLWKMAGTNSKVGIPALNKLIRMGLVTRRKVNEKVYEIKLTRKGLREARKLEAKASIIPEVDLNLLATIPCFYCPYISSCGVGHENSPETCELLGNWLYNLIKLRSTLGQENAT, encoded by the coding sequence GTGTCTAATCAGCAGAATAATGATGAGATAGGGCCTGTTGAAGTTAACATACTCTTAACTCTAATTAGGCTTAATGGTAAGTGCCTGCAGAAGGATTTATGGAAAATGGCTGGAACCAACAGTAAGGTGGGTATACCTGCATTAAATAAGTTAATCAGAATGGGGCTTGTAACAAGGAGGAAGGTTAATGAGAAGGTTTATGAAATTAAGTTAACAAGGAAGGGGCTTAGGGAGGCCAGGAAACTGGAGGCTAAGGCCAGTATAATACCTGAGGTTGACTTAAACCTCCTAGCCACAATACCCTGCTTCTACTGCCCCTACATATCCTCATGCGGCGTCGGCCATGAGAATTCCCCCGAAACCTGCGAATTACTGGGTAATTGGCTGTATAACTTGATTAAGCTAAGGAGTACACTTGGTCAAGAGAACGCAACTTAA
- the metG gene encoding methionine--tRNA ligase, whose product MLDRRIFSDPNGNEVRWVVGSAWPYIYAVPHLGNLIGSLLSADVFTRYLKLKGYDVVFVTGSDEHGTPIEVEAIKLGIEPRQLTDRMHEIIVKLLKLWGIEPDNYTRTESEVHKWYVRDAFTKIYNNGYIFTKDDELPYCPRDKIFLPDRFVIGTCPYCGYPYARGDQCENCGRLLEPRMLINPKCAICGSTPEWRLTRHWYLDLRRLEDRIRSYIEGNSALPDNAKQMSLGILKEGLRPRAITRDNKWGIPAPFPGAEGKTIYVWFEAVLGYVSATIEYFRRLGREDDWRRFWFNKGTRVVFFIGKDNIPFHTIIFPALLMATGEDYVMPWTTSSTEYLIFEGKKFSKSQRVGIWADEAIALLPADYWRFYLIYNRPEQRDSNFTWDSFLDVVNSIMNDTVGNFIHRVLTLAKRRWGTVPGDVKMIEQDQEIYGKVLEILNTVEEDYERIMLKDAVSQSIEIARIGNKYLNERQPWRLSEVEFNSAIYMLMSIVKTLSITLAPVIPFSINELWRMMGYSNGLRWGDARKPIEQGLRLSEPKPLFRKISKEELNVMLKKLDEIRDIKDKGKYPWEQAYLPNP is encoded by the coding sequence GTGCTTGATAGGCGAATCTTCAGTGACCCCAATGGAAATGAGGTAAGGTGGGTTGTGGGCTCAGCATGGCCATATATTTACGCCGTCCCACACTTAGGTAATCTAATAGGTTCACTATTATCCGCTGATGTATTCACAAGGTATCTTAAGTTGAAGGGTTATGATGTCGTCTTTGTCACTGGTAGTGATGAGCATGGTACGCCAATTGAGGTTGAGGCCATTAAACTGGGTATTGAACCAAGGCAATTAACGGATAGGATGCATGAAATCATTGTTAAGTTACTTAAGCTTTGGGGTATTGAACCCGATAACTACACTAGGACTGAGTCGGAGGTTCATAAGTGGTATGTTAGGGATGCCTTCACTAAAATCTACAATAATGGCTACATATTCACTAAGGATGATGAATTACCCTACTGCCCAAGGGATAAGATATTCCTACCTGATAGGTTCGTGATAGGTACATGCCCATACTGCGGTTACCCCTACGCAAGGGGTGATCAGTGTGAGAACTGCGGTAGGTTGCTTGAACCAAGAATGTTAATTAACCCCAAGTGCGCGATATGTGGTTCAACACCAGAGTGGAGATTAACCAGGCACTGGTACCTCGACTTAAGGAGGCTTGAGGATAGGATTAGGAGCTACATTGAGGGGAATAGTGCGCTTCCAGATAATGCGAAGCAAATGAGCCTGGGGATACTTAAGGAGGGTTTAAGGCCTAGGGCAATAACAAGGGATAATAAGTGGGGTATCCCAGCCCCATTCCCTGGAGCTGAGGGTAAGACTATTTACGTCTGGTTTGAGGCAGTTTTAGGCTATGTCTCAGCAACCATAGAGTACTTTAGGAGGCTTGGCAGGGAGGATGATTGGAGGAGGTTCTGGTTTAATAAGGGGACTAGAGTTGTATTCTTCATAGGTAAGGATAACATACCGTTCCACACAATAATATTCCCAGCACTACTTATGGCTACGGGGGAGGATTACGTAATGCCTTGGACAACGTCATCAACCGAGTACTTGATTTTCGAAGGCAAGAAGTTCTCAAAGAGCCAGAGGGTTGGGATTTGGGCTGATGAAGCAATAGCCCTACTCCCAGCGGACTACTGGAGGTTCTACCTCATTTACAATAGGCCTGAGCAGAGGGATAGTAACTTCACGTGGGATTCATTCCTAGATGTAGTTAACTCAATTATGAATGACACAGTGGGTAACTTCATACACAGGGTATTGACACTGGCTAAGAGGAGGTGGGGTACTGTACCCGGTGACGTTAAGATGATTGAGCAGGACCAGGAGATTTACGGTAAGGTTCTTGAAATCCTCAACACTGTTGAGGAGGATTATGAGAGAATAATGCTAAAGGATGCGGTATCCCAGTCTATTGAAATAGCAAGGATAGGCAATAAGTACCTTAATGAGAGGCAACCATGGAGATTAAGTGAAGTGGAATTCAATAGTGCAATATATATGCTCATGAGCATTGTTAAGACATTATCAATAACACTTGCACCAGTAATACCCTTCAGTATTAATGAGTTATGGAGAATGATGGGTTACAGTAATGGCTTAAGATGGGGGGATGCTAGGAAGCCTATTGAACAGGGATTACGGCTAAGTGAACCAAAGCCATTATTCAGGAAAATAAGTAAGGAGGAGTTGAATGTAATGCTTAAGAAGCTTGATGAAATAAGGGACATTAAGGATAAGGGTAAATACCCGTGGGAGCAAGCCTACTTACCTAATCCTTAA
- a CDS encoding PQQ-like beta-propeller repeat protein, producing the protein MNRYQVAITVISIALAVSWIISIVNITSAKTNASITVTNTITQTITSTVVRTITYTPQYTKYTNVTGSNSSQLNYQFMLPYVVQSIPGESSGYWRNTVMFDGNPQHDYFVPTRTGYFMVNVTWAIIVQPTIYGYLLIVTTSGPFNATSFSVKDDVGSVCALSAINGDVVWCRVFPNQIMTQPIVINDTLVVGLGNAVLTPTYRGTGVNAVVALNVSNGNELWNYTTLGEDMPTPVYYRGMVIEADGSGDAFALNITNGKPVWIDQLGTYDSMSSLLLVNGIVYFGTSTTFWAINASNGAVIWGDYLYGTYQNMGGLDDSSPAYYGGIVVTSFTVHLSNNLMDEELVAFNATNGNILWTFYEGISPVPPNLEAPPVVIHRGIVFHDSPVGVLYAINVTNGKVLWTFKTGPTLSTVGIIGDYIIIQNRTGEMFVLSLNGDLIKTIITPVIPGPGSPLITKNSVIIAGLNGIIDSIPLYIVLHT; encoded by the coding sequence ATGAATAGGTATCAGGTAGCGATAACGGTTATTTCGATAGCGTTAGCTGTATCCTGGATTATATCAATAGTTAATATTACCTCTGCTAAAACCAATGCAAGCATAACTGTAACAAACACCATTACTCAGACTATTACAAGCACCGTAGTTAGAACCATTACGTATACTCCCCAATACACTAAATACACTAACGTTACCGGCAGCAATAGTAGTCAACTTAATTACCAATTCATGTTACCTTACGTAGTTCAATCAATACCAGGGGAGTCTAGTGGGTACTGGCGTAATACGGTAATGTTCGATGGTAATCCACAACATGATTACTTTGTACCAACTAGAACAGGTTACTTCATGGTCAACGTTACTTGGGCTATTATTGTTCAACCAACCATCTACGGTTACTTACTCATAGTAACCACCTCAGGTCCATTTAACGCCACAAGCTTTAGTGTTAAAGATGATGTAGGTAGCGTCTGCGCATTGAGTGCAATTAATGGTGACGTGGTTTGGTGTAGGGTCTTCCCTAATCAAATAATGACGCAACCCATTGTGATCAACGACACACTGGTGGTTGGTTTAGGAAACGCCGTGTTAACCCCAACATACAGGGGCACTGGTGTTAATGCCGTGGTGGCGTTAAATGTGAGTAACGGTAACGAATTATGGAATTACACCACGTTGGGTGAAGATATGCCAACACCAGTTTACTACAGGGGCATGGTAATTGAGGCTGATGGCAGCGGGGATGCCTTCGCATTAAATATTACTAACGGTAAACCCGTATGGATTGATCAATTAGGCACCTACGATAGCATGTCTTCACTGCTCCTGGTTAATGGCATTGTTTACTTTGGTACATCAACAACATTCTGGGCTATTAATGCAAGTAATGGCGCAGTGATATGGGGTGATTATCTTTATGGAACTTACCAAAACATGGGTGGTTTAGATGATTCATCACCAGCATACTATGGAGGCATCGTAGTAACGTCATTCACTGTACATCTCTCTAATAACCTTATGGATGAGGAATTAGTCGCCTTTAATGCTACTAATGGTAATATCCTATGGACCTTCTATGAAGGAATATCACCAGTGCCACCTAACCTTGAGGCTCCACCTGTGGTAATACATAGGGGTATTGTCTTCCATGATTCACCAGTCGGTGTACTATATGCTATTAACGTAACTAATGGTAAAGTATTATGGACATTTAAGACTGGACCCACGTTAAGTACTGTGGGAATTATAGGTGATTATATTATTATTCAAAATAGAACCGGTGAAATGTTCGTACTTAGCCTTAACGGCGACTTAATTAAGACTATTATTACTCCGGTGATTCCGGGTCCAGGTAGTCCACTTATCACGAAGAATTCTGTAATAATAGCCGGCTTAAATGGAATCATTGACTCAATACCACTCTACATAGTTCTACATACATAA
- a CDS encoding ArsR family transcriptional regulator, with the protein MSLIDVSRLNEFDEDMVIRFPIRPHTFKKGKVRLMSIDAFEKAIDPSRLSILKLIAFGVSKPSIIGVKLKMPKSTLYRHLSVLMKYGWIERSSNGLVFSAPIYLAYEVESGKPGSLGLRLLNGKGAFIDEKTGFIIINGVRPIQNCLKCPMLRQCTEHVKLLAHEFNVTLRSKTPAEAYIEVLTWVTSKNLARILNSIYLDLSIR; encoded by the coding sequence ATGTCCCTAATTGACGTTAGTAGGTTAAATGAGTTTGATGAGGATATGGTGATAAGGTTCCCCATAAGGCCTCATACGTTTAAGAAGGGGAAGGTTAGGTTAATGAGTATTGACGCCTTCGAGAAGGCTATTGACCCAAGTAGGCTAAGCATACTTAAGTTAATTGCCTTCGGTGTGTCTAAGCCGTCTATAATTGGGGTGAAGCTTAAGATGCCTAAATCAACATTGTATAGGCACTTGTCAGTGTTAATGAAGTATGGTTGGATTGAGAGGAGTAGCAATGGGTTAGTTTTCTCAGCCCCAATATACCTCGCCTATGAGGTTGAGAGCGGGAAGCCTGGTTCATTAGGCCTAAGGCTTCTTAACGGGAAGGGTGCTTTCATAGATGAGAAGACGGGGTTCATAATAATCAATGGTGTTAGACCCATTCAAAACTGTTTAAAATGCCCAATGCTTAGGCAATGTACCGAGCACGTTAAGTTACTGGCTCATGAATTCAACGTAACCCTGAGGAGTAAAACCCCCGCTGAGGCTTATATAGAGGTTTTAACCTGGGTAACGTCTAAGAATTTAGCCAGGATACTTAACTCAATATACCTTGATTTAAGCATTAGGTGA
- the hflX gene encoding GTPase HflX, which yields MGKEALLVYVDPNPMESKVNEFRMLAEVAGYEVKGLVVQRRIPDSRYYVGIGKLMDVKRLIEDGVNYLITYHQLKPNQSFNLSRELRVNVMDRVKLILEIFDKRAGDAEAKLQIKLAELKYSLPLIREYIRLSKKGEQIGFHGLGEYGAETYYKHALRQIASVKRRLNAIKSMRDTHIIKRKDKGIPEVALTGYTMAGKTTLFNRLTGEGKYIDGKAFATLSTYSRLVNFNGKYAVITDTVGFIDDLPPVLVESFYSTIREIAYADLILLIIDSSDSAEEVRRKVSSSISILNDIAVPMSKVIPVFNKIDEVKDTDSLLNVALEFKLSNPLFISAKAGIGLESLKSRIASELRDYTTVRLAVGDLDTVNQLLRHRASIMFINNDSALVNVRREDLALLDEKGISYRIEG from the coding sequence ATGGGTAAGGAGGCATTACTGGTTTACGTTGATCCAAATCCCATGGAGAGTAAGGTTAATGAATTCAGAATGCTTGCCGAGGTAGCTGGCTATGAGGTTAAGGGGCTTGTAGTTCAGAGGAGGATCCCGGACTCCAGGTATTACGTGGGTATTGGTAAGCTTATGGATGTTAAGAGGCTTATTGAGGACGGCGTCAATTACCTAATAACATACCATCAGCTTAAGCCTAATCAATCCTTTAACTTATCCAGGGAGTTAAGGGTGAATGTAATGGATAGAGTTAAGTTAATCCTTGAGATATTTGATAAGAGGGCTGGTGATGCTGAGGCTAAACTACAGATAAAGTTAGCTGAGTTAAAGTACTCACTGCCCTTAATCAGGGAGTACATTAGGTTGAGTAAGAAGGGGGAGCAGATTGGCTTTCACGGCCTGGGTGAGTATGGTGCAGAAACATACTATAAGCATGCCTTAAGGCAGATAGCCTCAGTTAAGAGGAGGTTAAACGCAATAAAGTCCATGAGGGATACTCACATAATTAAGAGGAAGGATAAGGGTATCCCTGAGGTTGCGTTAACAGGCTACACAATGGCCGGTAAGACGACGCTCTTCAATAGGTTAACCGGCGAGGGCAAGTATATTGATGGTAAGGCATTCGCAACCCTATCAACCTACTCCAGGTTAGTTAATTTTAATGGTAAGTACGCCGTTATTACAGATACCGTAGGCTTCATTGATGACTTACCACCAGTATTAGTGGAGTCTTTCTACTCAACAATAAGGGAAATAGCGTACGCAGACCTCATACTCCTCATAATAGACTCAAGTGACTCAGCGGAGGAGGTGCGTAGGAAGGTTAGCAGTTCAATAAGTATATTAAATGATATAGCTGTACCTATGAGTAAGGTTATTCCAGTCTTCAATAAGATTGATGAAGTTAAGGACACTGATTCATTACTTAATGTTGCGCTTGAATTCAAGTTAAGTAACCCATTATTCATATCAGCTAAGGCTGGTATTGGGTTGGAGTCATTGAAGAGTAGGATAGCCTCCGAGTTAAGGGATTACACCACGGTGAGATTAGCCGTGGGGGATCTTGATACTGTTAATCAACTGCTTAGGCATAGGGCATCAATAATGTTTATTAATAATGACTCCGCATTAGTTAATGTTAGGAGGGAGGATCTTGCACTCCTTGATGAGAAGGGGATTAGTTACCGGATTGAAGGCTGA
- a CDS encoding KEOPS complex subunit Pcc1: protein MTSRVSDSEPIEVSIRLRLSEDNEVVYRVFKVMEPEFKFKRGMVSTYLSNGDVVVVIKASDINSARSLINGVLKHIYLILSLQSGN from the coding sequence ATGACCAGCAGAGTGAGTGACTCTGAACCCATAGAGGTCTCCATTAGGCTTAGGTTAAGTGAGGATAATGAGGTTGTTTACAGGGTTTTTAAGGTAATGGAACCTGAATTCAAGTTTAAGAGGGGTATGGTATCAACGTATTTAAGTAACGGCGATGTTGTGGTGGTTATTAAGGCAAGCGACATTAATAGCGCGCGAAGTTTGATTAATGGGGTTCTCAAGCACATTTACCTAATACTCAGCCTTCAATCCGGTAACTAA